The following is a genomic window from Patagioenas fasciata isolate bPatFas1 chromosome 1, bPatFas1.hap1, whole genome shotgun sequence.
TTAGTATACGGAAGgaacaaaataaagaacaatATCATGCACAAcaggtttgtgggttgttttttttttttttccactggtgtgttatatttttgcttttgtttcaacTGACACTAAGACCAGATAAACCTAAATATCTAGCTAGTCACAATACCGATATTTTTTTCTCATGCATATATCAGTGACTATCTTCTGGATATAACAGAAAAGCACCAGAGTTTAAACGCATGTAACTGACGCAGTTACATGCAATTGACACAACTTTGATTCAGCGTTGTAAAGAACTTTTAAAAAGCTCATGACCAGACCTGAGAAAAACTTAAATACTTTTTCATGTAGGTGCAGAACTACTATGAGGTTAAATTTCTTTTGAATGTTGCTCTTGCACAACTCAGAAGCTGCTCCCCAAAACACATTCCCGATAAGAAAGTCTCAGGTTATATTTGCATTGTGTAGGACTGAAAACCTATTTTAGAAAAGACTTCTCAAAATCATTTGCTTATGAAGTCACAGAGCTCAAAACAACGCCACCAAAACACTATATCGAGGACAATTATTGACTGTAAATAAATCACTAAGTATATAATAGAAGAACAGTCTGAGGTACCAGAAAggtatattttgtctttttttaatacaCGCACACCTGCCCTCAAACACCTCCAATACAAAAACAGGATCAATTTGAGGTAGTAAAAATTCTTTCATGTATGCATTCGTGCAGAATGCTTCATCTCTTCAGATTATGTACctcaaattttgaaaataaaaccgAATTGTTAATAAATTCCGTGCAGAGGGATGCCTAAAAACACAGACCGGTTGAGTTTAGATTATTTATACAGAACAGGAGTTCAGTGTTTAAATAAGAACAGTTTTTCTAAAAACACAATTTTGGGAAAATGGTGTTTGGAACACACTGtttaaaaatgtcaaaatgtTAAGACACTAATATTAGAAGACTATCTTGTACTGACTAGAAtaaaaatttgctttttaaaattaaaatgctatTGAATTAAGTTCAGTATGCTTACAACAAGCATACTTGCAAGAAGCACCACTAGTAACATCTAATAATGACATATAATCAAACTATAAGCTGTAATAGTTTTGGTTACAGGTTCTGAATGTAAACAAGCTGGTTACTCAGCAAAAGTCTTCTGACCATCTAAGGTGGGCTTCATATTATACATGAGGTATATacacataagcagcagctgaagagTTGCCTGACTCGTTTCTGTGTACTCCTTGTTTTAAAAAGTGCAATAGTTAACATATTGATAATCAGAGAAGTGAAATGAACACTTCCACAAGAGATGCTAAATACATTCAAGCATTTTACTGGATGGCCTGTCTTGAGATCTTCAAGCACTTCATTTAAGTGGAAGACCTCAGGTAGTAGGAGAGTAAAGATAACAGGATAATTTAATTGAttgagaaaaggaaaattttaGAGGTCTAGTGTGCATGTTTAGTAAAACTCTGACAGAGAAGTGCAAGGCAGATATCTGCAGAAAATAAGGCAAACAGAAGCCAGATATCCTCAGAAAATAAGgcaaacaagccaaaagcttAAACAGGGACATCCACTGTGCTGGCTCGTATTAACAGACTAAGGGCTAGAGACATTCTCCAATACAACAAATACAGTAGGCAGACACAACTTTAAGTACTCTTCTCCAGCATGCATGTTAATTATAAAGATCACTGAGCCAACTGCTTGGCCACAGTTGGGTTACCGTCCATGCCTGCTAAAGTGTTTTTATCACACATTCAGTGCACTATGTAAATACCTTTACTATCAGGTTGCAAGGAAGATGGACTTGTCCAAAAGGCCACTGGGTTAGATTTAAAAAGGCTAAAATTAAatcctaaaaaaataaattgtttggaTATAAGTGTTTACCTGGAATTTTTAAAGAGTAAAACAGACTTTATTTATGTTCTGGAAGCATTCCATAACCATATTTCAAAGCAGGAAATTTCAGTTGTTAATTCTATAGAAGTTTATCCAACCAACAAAAATAGACTGCAGCTATCATCTTTCACCACATCGCTTTATTATGCTTCAGTTAATAAACAGTATGACTTCATAATTCTAAGACTAGTATCTAAGTCAAAAACTATATTCTGATAAAACATTCTTGCACTGAGGGGAAGCAGCACATGATGCCTTCGAAGAGAAGGACTCACTCTACCACTAAAATGCTAGTAAATCCCATTCTTTTCACCAAGACACTTCAGCATATTATAGTGGTCATGTCACAAATACATCTGTTTCAGACAGTGTCAGGAACTGTGTAACTGAGGCTGTAGTCACATGATCTCTTTTCAGGCTAAGGAAAGAGGCTCATATCTGGTGTTATCTAAGCTACACATCTGAAATTGCACAGGCCAATAATTAAAACTTTAAACAAACGTATACAGAGTAGTTTTAGAATACCATCTGTTCAATCACAGGGATAATTAAAATTTTAGCTGAAGCATACATTTGCTTCAGAGCAAAGGCCCAGGTATATACACTATCAATCCAACTACCTATTTAAGTCTCCAAAAGTGAATCCACAGCTCTTTAAGCACTTAAACCTGAGATTCAGGCACAGCATTTCAGTCATAGCTGCTACCTGAAATCCCCTTCCTCACTAATCAATAAAACTCCATATTGCATCACACACACTAATTTTTATATTAAATGAATTATGACTTAAAATTCACTCCTTTAGTTGAAACTCTTGAGAACTTGTGGAGATGTGGGTAGCTGCATCAGAAATGAAAGAAACTACCTATTACCAAGAGTAATGAATAGCATAGAGACGACTGCTTAATAAGTTGCATAGTTGAACAAGTGCCTAGTTCAACTGACACTCACCTTTTTCCAGAATTCTAAATGAGAAGTTAGAGGGTCCATCTTGTGTTGAAGCAGGCAAGCTGTCTACCTTGCTGTCTAGAGGCTTCTGAGGAGTACTAGAACCTTTTGGCAGTGCAGAGACTTCCAGTTCTTTCTGTACTGTGTTCTGAGACACTGGAGTATGGTCTTCACTCTTTCTTGGAGGATTAAAGCTGAAGCCAAAGAGAGAACCAGTGGCTGAAGTATTTCCAAATGTGAATGTCTTTGATTTTCCATTACTGAAAATGCTCTTAACAGATTCAGATCCAAATACAAACTTTGGAGGAGAAACCACTGCTTTTGCTGGTGTTTCAGAAGTGTTTGACACCTCAGTAACCTCTGCAGTTGCATCAGAAGTATCATCACCATGGCTGAGGTCAGTTCTTTCTCTGGTAGTTTCTTCTAGCACAGCCACAGCGTTTTTACCACACGGAGATTCCTTCGGTGTAGTGGCACGAGAAGAAAGAGGCGTTATCagcgtgtctctctcttgggcaTGCTTTGCTTCATCAAAAATTTGCTTAAATGAGTCTGCAACATCTTGCAGCTTGAATCGCACAGCCAGAAGTTCTACTTTCCTTTCCCCATCTGCAAAGTCACACGCAGTCCATACCCATGCTCTATCAGATCCTTTCATTTGTTGCATATTCATATCTGGTGTTATTCTGTGATTGGCACAGAGCTTTAGCACCTGGTCCCTTCTCATGACTATACGCACTTGTTTGTTGTCGTAGTTCTGTAATATCTTGATATCTCCAATACCTCTCTCTTTCCACTGATTAGCATCTTTGTCGTATCTGTAGAGCTTAGCTCTATGACTGAAGACAACTTGCTCATTTTCCTCACCACTGGTCACTTCCACAAGGTCAGGCAGAGGTACTACAGGTTCAAAGTACTGTccatctctctcttcttcttGAGTAACATCAGAATCTTCATCTGTGCCTACTGATGTTCTACTCTGGTTCTGTTTGGCAGGGGATTTGGATGGGCTCAAGGCAGATTTAAAGCTGAAACTAAAACCTGTGGTAGACTCTCCGAATCTAAACAGATTTTTCCTTACAGGGCTACTTGCAAGAGGTGATGCATATACAGAACTACTTACACTATCATCCAACGCTTCTTCACGCAAGTCATAGTTATCCCATTCCAGAGTAGGCCCAGTACTTTCAGCATGTGGCTTTATAATCAGACCAGAAGTACTgctggcacaaacagagtttacATTTTCCTCTTCTGACAGTTTAGTTTTGTCATCTGTCAGAAATGTTTTGAgatcttttaagtcacacttcatttcttctgctttctgtatAAGCTGGGCTGTCCTACCTGTATCAACAAGTTTATGTGGTGTCTGCAGTGGTATATCTAGTAGTAGCCTCTGACACTCTTCAAACTTCTGTTTGAACTCTTCAGCCTGCTCTGGTGTCTTAAATTTGGCTGCTAGTTGTTCCAGCTTTGCATCACCATCAGAGAAGTCATTTGCCATCCACATCCATGCTTTGTCTGAGCCAGAGAGCTGTTTCAAGTTCATTGTTGTTGTTATCCAGTGATTTGCACAAACTTTCAGTACCTGCTCACGCCGCATTAATATTCTTACTTTGCCATTAACTTCGTTTTTAAGAATCTTCAGGTTGCCCACCCCACGTTCTTTCCACTGACTGGTTTCTGGATCAAACCTGAACAGCTTTACTCTTTGGGAGTATAACACTTTCTCATCTTCCTCTCCTGTAAATGGTTCTACTTTTTCAGGCATCTGAACTATAGGTTCAAAATGGATATCATCACTGTCCTCTGTCTTATACACGTCGTCATCCTTCTCACCAAGGTCAGCAGATGTGTTTGCTTTGTGATCCGTTTTAGAATCCTGTGAAGAAAACAGCTTTTCACCTGCACCTGAAAAGCCTTTGAAGTTAGGATCTTTTTTGCCAAACTGAAAGCCTTCCCCGGGAGTACTTTTTGCAAGTTCAGCAAAAGTAAAGGTGCTGCTATTTTGCCCAAAAACAAAGTCACCTTTCTCCTTGTTTGCTCTTTCTTGCAATTTGAATGTAGTTCCACTATCTGAAGGCtgttcctttttgtctttttcatcAGTGGTTTTTAAGAAGCCAGTTGTGCACTCTTTAGATGGCTCTTCTTTCTTAGTAGTATTTTTACTAGACTCTTGTATTCCAAATTTAAATCCACCTGCAGGCACTGGCATTGAAAAACTGAATCCTTCCTTTGCAGACTTAGTTTCAGTATCAGAAGGAATCTGAAATGTAAATGATGGTGTCTTGCCTTGCTCAGAATGACCAAACTTAAAGCCCTTTTCTAAGAAATCACACTTAAAGCCTGTTGCCAGCTGTCCTCCAGCAGGTTCAGATAATTTACTTTTCAAGCCAAAAATAGGAGTTGATGAAGCATCACCAGCAGGCTTACTAGATGGATTTGGTGTTTGGCAGGCTACGCAGGATGGTGAAGAACCTTCGTTCCTCACAAAACAAGTACTACAATCCCACTGCCCTTCCTTTTTAACAAAAAGCCCTTCAAATCCATTTTTCTGTGGCTTACTTGCATCAGCAATGGAACCAAACCTGGGGGCAGGCGATGCCTGAACGTTTGGCATAGGCACATTTGGTTGACTTTGTGAGTTCGGATGCTGACAAGAATGACAGTTCACATCTCCTGCATCATTTTGGACTAAGCATACAGAGCAGTCCCACTGACCTTTTTTAGAAAAAGCAGTTCCCAAGTCATTTTGAATAGCCTTTGGAGCCAATGGTAGGCCAAATTTAAAGGACTTTTGTTGACCAGATATCGCTGTATCAGTTTTGTTTGGATTCTGGCAGGCAATACACCTGGAGACAGTGGCTTCATTTCTTACTAAACAGATACTGCAATCCCATTGACCCTCTTTTTTAGCAAAAGCAGATCCAAAGTTGTCCTGCACAGTGTTACCACTGGCTTTGAAACTTGCAGCAGAGTCAGTTAAAGGGGCACCATGTGTTTCCCACGCATCTGGATTTGGACTTTGACATGATACACAATTCTTTGCAGTTGCTTCATTTGGAACTGAACATACTTTACACTCCCATTGATTCTTCTTCAAGAGATGCTGCCCAAACCCACCGGAAGACCAAGTTTGTGGGGCTTCCTTTCCAAATGAAAAAGTGGTAGGGCCAGATGCAGTTGATGTAGCCGTAAGGCTGCCTTTGCTATCAGATTCACTGTTTGCCCCATCTTTCGCAAACTGAAAGCCAAAGTTCACGTTTCCAGAAATTGATCTGCTGGGCTCCTTCGTGTCCTggtttgttgtttctcttgtaGTTCCATTACTCTGAGTCACAGATGTGTCAACATTTGATcccaaggtttttaaaatattctgtgccTCCTCAAACTTACTTTTGAAGAGCACTGCTTCCTCAGGTGTTTTAAATCTAATTGCaagttgttctggttttggcaaCTCATCTGCATAATCTAAAGCATGCCATACAAATGACTTATCTGATCCAGCATTTGGAGTTAATTTCATATCAGTATTTATGTAGTGATTTGCACAGATTTTCAGCACTTGGTCCCGTCTCATCAGGAGACGAAATTTGCCAGATACTTTATGTTTCAGTATTTTTACATTTCCAATACCCCTTTCTTTCCATTCTTTAGATTCTGCATCAAAACGAAAGAGCTTTGCTCTGTTACAGAAGaattcttcttcatcttcctcaccTGTTTTTACTTCAATCTTGTCAGGGAGTGGCACCACAGGATCAAAATGAGgaccatcatcatcctcatctcCACCATGGGTGCTTCCTCCCTCTGTTTCATGACTTCTATTGGCCAAATCTGAATTTGAAGTCATAAAGAGAGGTTTGCTTGGTTCTTGGACACTAAACATATCACTTTTCTCAAAACCCAGGTTTTTGTGTGCATTCTGACCCATGCTTTCTCTAAAAGAGAGGGCTGGCATAGGTTTATTGCCAAAATTGAAGACATTTCTTTGACCAGCTGTGTGATCATTAACTGGTTTTCGTTCGATATATCGATCATCCTGTAAAGGTTTATCAGATGTCAGAAGATCCAAAAGGCTTTCGCTGCTATTAAAAGCTGCATTGGCAGGTGGCGTTGCAACTTGAAGAGAAGAAAAGGTAAAGTCTCCATCATTAGACTTGAAGTTAGTGTTGAATTTAAAAGTTTTTTGCTGACTTGGCTGTGCTGGTGTTGTCAGAGAAGTTTTTGATCCTTCTGCTGTTCCTGGCTGTCCAAACTTAGGTTTTGGAAATTCTATCACTTTTGATTCTGCAGGCTTTAATGTTGGTGGCGCAACTGAAGGCTTCGTGAAATAGCCTGGTTCAGGCAGTGCTGGATTTGTGCTTGCTGGTGGAACGCTATAATTGTAGTAATCATCACCCCCACGAGGAGAAATTAGGCCAGTAGCTGGAGAATCAAAACGCAGAGGTGTGCCGTATATTTCTTGGGAAAACATACAAGCAGAAGTGTTTTGCAGAGGTGGTGTATGCATTGGTTGTTGATAAGCATATATATGTTGCTGAGGTGTAAGCCGGTTCATGCCATAGACAGGAGCCTAAAGTAAAAGTAGAGAACAATTGCTTTGCTTATTATGGCAACATACAGGTCAAAGTCAGTAATTTGTGCTGAAGCCCACACAACATGTACACTTGAAAGCAGGCTATACTCTCATATGAGTTTCGATCTAAGCTGATTCTAACTTCAACTGATTAGTTTAAATCTTGAAGGGCATCCAAAgccctattttcttttgccatactacttttggggaaaaaaaaaccaaaaaactttatCACACATACCTTGTACGGGACATACACTAATATATTACAAACACATTTTGCTGACTTTTTGTCCCAAACCCCACATCCCCAAAATTAAGCAGAAAGATAAATTACCAATTTATCCCTAGCAGTCCAAATTCACCAAATACTATATAAAGAACTGCAATTACACCCAGCTACATATAGAATCAAAAGCAGTCATTTTCAGTAGATCACTAGAAGTAGCTTAAGCGGATAGATTTATTCTCACCTTTGTTGGTGTTACATTGGTTGCAGCAGTTCTGAGAAGATACTGAGAGTTATAGGCA
Proteins encoded in this region:
- the LOC136097302 gene encoding E3 SUMO-protein ligase RanBP2 isoform X3, with the protein product MMRRTKPEVERYVASVQAAAPSPREKSMKGFLFAKLYFEIKEYELAKRYISTYLNVQERDPKAHRFLGQIYEAEDNIEKAFGCYKRSVELNPTQKDLVLKIAELLCNNDITDGRAKYWVERAAKLFPGSPAVYRLKEQLLDCKGEDGWNQLFDLIQAELYARPDDVYINIRLVALYRSNNRLRDAVLHCQEAQKKIPLQSSLEWCSCVVETFEEYLESVQDLESDKSNWRAIKKDHLLAYSSFVKMTLSSRDVQECREALESFDRVLHSLKPYVNGADELSRTFVEMKGQLYMLAGTLLLKMAQHNEAQWKVVCELAALCYLISFQVPKPKSKLIKGDQTGQDVLEMLACDRKSQSGHMLLNLSHGKQDFKEIVESFANKNGSYTLFDSLFESGASRERSFIGTDDIGNVSTQAPMQVELNKYDIGAVRMHNGSLQHLVWLGLQWNSMSVLPPIRKWLKQLFHLPQETARLETDAPESICLLDLEVFLLGVVFTSNLQLQEKFNSHYDAHQPQFLPLPVCKQLYTEKQRSWWDAVRTLIQRKTTPGTAAKLRLIVQHGISTLRALEKHGLQPALIIHWAKNLQKTGISLNSFYDQKEYIGRSVYYWKKVLPMLETVKKKRSIPEPIDPLFKHFHSVDIQGCHIAAYEEEARIAFAMLDAVDGKTDDALLAFEAIENVVSYWNLAVIFQRKAEEIENDAMLPEEQEEHKPYLRKSKHYLTKIIEKSYSDPSVIETLPVSIETVKEMLDTVIQELGENDEEGSPAFRNGLSRAVDSEVKHSTPSPTKFSLSPTKSYKFSPKTPPQWAEDHKTLLQMICQQVEALKNEMQEMKLSNSSSNTSHRWPAESYGTDAMSEGYQRAQNLHEAPLTVATTGPSVYYNQSPAYNSQYLLRTAATNVTPTKAPVYGMNRLTPQQHIYAYQQPMHTPPLQNTSACMFSQEIYGTPLRFDSPATGLISPRGGDDYYNYSVPPASTNPALPEPGYFTKPSVAPPTLKPAESKVIEFPKPKFGQPGTAEGSKTSLTTPAQPSQQKTFKFNTNFKSNDGDFTFSSLQVATPPANAAFNSSESLLDLLTSDKPLQDDRYIERKPVNDHTAGQRNVFNFGNKPMPALSFRESMGQNAHKNLGFEKSDMFSVQEPSKPLFMTSNSDLANRSHETEGGSTHGGDEDDDGPHFDPVVPLPDKIEVKTGEEDEEEFFCNRAKLFRFDAESKEWKERGIGNVKILKHKVSGKFRLLMRRDQVLKICANHYINTDMKLTPNAGSDKSFVWHALDYADELPKPEQLAIRFKTPEEAVLFKSKFEEAQNILKTLGSNVDTSVTQSNGTTRETTNQDTKEPSRSISGNVNFGFQFAKDGANSESDSKGSLTATSTASGPTTFSFGKEAPQTWSSGGFGQHLLKKNQWECKVCSVPNEATAKNCVSCQSPNPDAWETHGAPLTDSAASFKASGNTVQDNFGSAFAKKEGQWDCSICLVRNEATVSRCIACQNPNKTDTAISGQQKSFKFGLPLAPKAIQNDLGTAFSKKGQWDCSVCLVQNDAGDVNCHSCQHPNSQSQPNVPMPNVQASPAPRFGSIADASKPQKNGFEGLFVKKEGQWDCSTCFVRNEGSSPSCVACQTPNPSSKPAGDASSTPIFGLKSKLSEPAGGQLATGFKCDFLEKGFKFGHSEQGKTPSFTFQIPSDTETKSAKEGFSFSMPVPAGGFKFGIQESSKNTTKKEEPSKECTTGFLKTTDEKDKKEQPSDSGTTFKLQERANKEKGDFVFGQNSSTFTFAELAKSTPGEGFQFGKKDPNFKGFSGAGEKLFSSQDSKTDHKANTSADLGEKDDDVYKTEDSDDIHFEPIVQMPEKVEPFTGEEDEKVLYSQRVKLFRFDPETSQWKERGVGNLKILKNEVNGKVRILMRREQVLKVCANHWITTTMNLKQLSGSDKAWMWMANDFSDGDAKLEQLAAKFKTPEQAEEFKQKFEECQRLLLDIPLQTPHKLVDTGRTAQLIQKAEEMKCDLKDLKTFLTDDKTKLSEEENVNSVCASSTSGLIIKPHAESTGPTLEWDNYDLREEALDDSVSSSVYASPLASSPVRKNLFRFGESTTGFSFSFKSALSPSKSPAKQNQSRTSVGTDEDSDVTQEEERDGQYFEPVVPLPDLVEVTSGEENEQVVFSHRAKLYRYDKDANQWKERGIGDIKILQNYDNKQVRIVMRRDQVLKLCANHRITPDMNMQQMKGSDRAWVWTACDFADGERKVELLAVRFKLQDVADSFKQIFDEAKHAQERDTLITPLSSRATTPKESPCGKNAVAVLEETTRERTDLSHGDDTSDATAEVTEVSNTSETPAKAVVSPPKFVFGSESVKSIFSNGKSKTFTFGNTSATGSLFGFSFNPPRKSEDHTPVSQNTVQKELEVSALPKGSSTPQKPLDSKVDSLPASTQDGPSNFSFRILEKAEKTTTSEDLPSDDVVIVYELTPTPEQRALAGFLKLPSTFFCYKNKPGYVSDEDDDEDYETAVKKLNGRLYPSDSEEKKKLQDPVKVGITGKSEFDNERECVTAWEKEPTPEEVAEAETLQVPSTSVCGVSSDTEDDSPEDIQAEVIIKETDENEVTSSTDLVCTSEEEVPTPSTDEVTVFVQSATNNEEPDSTTETVHESQTLSRADDKPVDLSTKKSDSDCSESTQENRVLSFGFGNTAGLSFADLASKNSGDFAFGSKDKNFKWANTGAAVFGETARKADEDEGGSDDEVVHSDDIHFEPIVSLPEVEVKSGEEDEEILFKERAKLYRWDRDATQWKERGVGEIKILFHTQKKYYRVVMRRDQVLKVCANHVITKEMNLVASDTSNNALIWTATDYADGEVKVEQFAVRFKSQEIANSFKRRFEECQLSLSELQKGHLSLAAGLSKDTNPVVYFEVSADDEPLGHITMELFSNIVPRTAENFRALCTGEKGFGFKNSRFHRIVTDFVCQGGDITNHDGTGGRSIYGTAFEDENFEVKHTGPGLLSMANKGRDTNNSQFFITLKKAEHLDFKHVVFGFVKDGMDVVKKIESFGSPKGLVNGRIVITDCGQI